The Streptomyces cadmiisoli genome has a segment encoding these proteins:
- a CDS encoding ABC transporter substrate-binding protein: MSAPVKRRTALLGMGLGASSALLSGCLRGSDVAVTPRRGDITPPSRLAPGPEVRGLVRRGGRVITSWAEEALTYDPALAWDFQAWEAISTVLNTPLLQLDGASGGPAPSAAAALPSVSSDGRTYTIRLRRDVRFHNGRPVVADDYIYSWSRVLDPDLASWASSFLSSIRGARAYNEGKAQRVTGLQRLDDHTLRVRLEEPDITFPYVLCQPYTAAVPREEVERLGKDFGRRPVGTGPFMIASYDRSGRKAVFRRNPRYFWTGTPFIDSVEFRWGTSSELGLLQLRKSQTSILGDGVPSSLAPQIRADPSLGEKYTQEIPVLGTGWLAVNFNRPELRDRRVRQALNHATDRENLLKLTYGTELPWGLPLPKGLTDYERTAEPYTYDPDRAGRLLRDAGVKKLRLSYLYTRKDPWLNITQVLQQQWAQAGIELDLNLMSEGAFDEATYAKQGDVYPTQWLMAMPNGLDLAAQCFGSDGSGNYTGYSNKKVDALLAEARRQDSEKRCNAILAEAEEVLVKDAPGVFLSSKRIVTARTPLLQNFRARGETGTYYDRLWLG; encoded by the coding sequence ATGTCTGCGCCTGTGAAACGCCGCACCGCTCTGCTGGGCATGGGGCTCGGCGCCTCGTCGGCGCTGCTGTCCGGCTGCCTGCGCGGCAGCGACGTGGCGGTGACGCCCCGCAGGGGCGACATCACTCCCCCCTCCCGCCTGGCCCCGGGTCCCGAGGTGCGGGGACTCGTCCGCCGCGGCGGGCGGGTGATCACGTCCTGGGCCGAGGAGGCGCTGACCTACGATCCCGCGCTGGCCTGGGACTTCCAAGCCTGGGAGGCCATCAGCACGGTCCTCAACACCCCGCTCCTCCAACTGGACGGGGCCAGCGGCGGCCCGGCGCCCAGCGCGGCCGCCGCCCTTCCCTCGGTCTCCTCCGACGGACGCACCTACACGATCCGGCTGCGCCGCGACGTGCGCTTCCACAACGGCCGCCCCGTCGTGGCGGACGACTACATCTACTCCTGGAGCCGCGTACTGGACCCCGACCTGGCGTCGTGGGCGAGCAGCTTCCTCTCCAGCATCCGCGGGGCACGGGCGTACAACGAGGGCAAGGCCCAACGTGTCACCGGCCTCCAGCGGCTGGACGACCACACACTGCGGGTGCGCCTGGAGGAGCCCGACATCACCTTCCCGTACGTGCTGTGCCAGCCCTACACGGCAGCCGTGCCCCGCGAGGAGGTCGAGCGCCTCGGCAAGGACTTCGGACGGCGGCCGGTGGGCACCGGTCCCTTCATGATCGCCTCGTACGACCGGTCGGGGCGCAAGGCGGTGTTCCGCCGCAACCCCCGCTACTTCTGGACCGGCACCCCGTTCATCGACTCCGTCGAGTTCCGCTGGGGCACCAGCAGCGAACTCGGCCTCCTCCAGCTGCGCAAGAGCCAGACGTCCATCCTCGGCGACGGGGTCCCCAGCTCGCTCGCCCCGCAGATCCGCGCCGACCCGAGCCTCGGCGAGAAGTACACCCAGGAGATACCCGTGCTCGGCACGGGCTGGCTCGCCGTCAACTTCAACCGCCCGGAGCTGCGCGACCGGCGCGTCCGCCAGGCCCTCAACCACGCCACCGACCGGGAGAACCTGCTCAAGCTCACCTACGGCACGGAACTGCCCTGGGGGCTCCCGCTGCCCAAGGGACTCACCGACTACGAGCGGACCGCCGAGCCGTACACCTACGACCCGGACCGGGCCGGGCGGCTGCTGCGGGACGCCGGGGTGAAGAAGCTGCGCCTGAGCTACCTCTACACCCGGAAGGACCCCTGGCTGAACATCACCCAGGTCCTCCAGCAGCAGTGGGCGCAGGCGGGTATCGAGCTGGACCTGAACCTGATGTCGGAGGGCGCCTTCGACGAGGCCACGTACGCCAAGCAGGGCGACGTCTACCCCACCCAGTGGCTGATGGCGATGCCCAACGGCCTCGACCTGGCCGCGCAGTGCTTCGGCTCGGACGGCTCCGGCAACTACACCGGCTACAGCAACAAGAAGGTGGACGCGCTGCTCGCCGAGGCGCGCCGCCAGGACAGCGAGAAGCGCTGCAACGCGATCCTGGCCGAGGCCGAGGAAGTCCTCGTCAAGGACGCGCCCGGCGTGTTCCTGTCGTCCAAGCGGATCGTGACCGCACGCACCCCCCTGCTCCAGAACTTCCGGGCCAGGGGCGAGACGGGCACCTACTACGACCGTCTCTGGCTGGGCTGA
- a CDS encoding S-(hydroxymethyl)mycothiol dehydrogenase, translated as MTQRVQGVVALGKNEPVRVETVLVPDAGPGEAVVRIQACGVCHTDLHYKQGGIGDDFPFLLGHEAAGVVEQVGPDVTDVAPGDFVILNWRAVCGHCRACLRGRPWYCFDTHNARQRMTLADGRELSPALGIGAFAEKTLVAAGQCTKVDASVAPAVAGLLGCGVMAGIGAAINTGGVERGDTVAVIGCGGVGGAAIVGARLAGAAKIIAVDIDARTLETARSMGATHTVDSRATDMVDAVRELTGGFGADVVIDAVGRPETYRQAFYARDLAGTVVLVGVPTPEMRLELPLLDVFGRGGALKSSWYGDCLPSRDFPMLVDLHQQGRIDLDAFVTETIGLGDVEDAFARMHDGDVLRSVVVL; from the coding sequence ATGACGCAGCGCGTGCAGGGGGTCGTGGCCCTCGGGAAGAACGAACCGGTACGGGTCGAGACGGTGCTCGTGCCCGACGCCGGGCCGGGGGAGGCGGTGGTCCGGATCCAGGCGTGCGGGGTCTGCCACACGGACCTGCACTACAAACAGGGCGGTATCGGCGACGACTTCCCGTTCCTGCTCGGCCATGAGGCCGCCGGTGTGGTCGAGCAGGTCGGCCCGGACGTCACCGACGTCGCGCCGGGCGACTTCGTGATCCTCAACTGGCGTGCCGTGTGCGGCCACTGCCGGGCCTGTCTGCGCGGACGCCCCTGGTACTGCTTCGACACCCACAACGCCCGGCAGAGGATGACCCTGGCCGACGGACGGGAACTGTCGCCGGCGCTGGGCATCGGCGCGTTCGCGGAGAAGACGCTGGTCGCCGCGGGCCAGTGCACGAAGGTCGACGCCTCGGTGGCGCCGGCGGTGGCCGGTCTGCTCGGCTGCGGTGTGATGGCGGGCATCGGCGCGGCGATCAACACCGGTGGCGTCGAACGGGGCGACACCGTCGCGGTGATCGGCTGTGGCGGGGTCGGCGGCGCGGCGATCGTCGGGGCGCGACTGGCCGGGGCGGCGAAGATCATCGCGGTCGACATCGACGCCCGCACGCTGGAGACCGCCCGGTCCATGGGCGCCACGCACACGGTCGACTCCCGGGCGACGGACATGGTCGACGCCGTGCGCGAGCTGACCGGCGGCTTCGGCGCGGACGTCGTCATCGACGCCGTGGGCAGGCCCGAGACCTACCGTCAGGCCTTCTACGCCCGCGACCTCGCCGGCACCGTCGTCCTCGTCGGTGTCCCCACCCCCGAGATGCGGCTGGAACTGCCGCTGCTCGACGTGTTCGGCCGGGGCGGCGCGCTGAAGTCGTCCTGGTACGGGGACTGTCTGCCCTCGCGGGACTTCCCGATGCTGGTCGACCTGCACCAGCAGGGCCGGATCGACCTGGACGCGTTCGTCACCGAGACCATCGGGCTCGGCGACGTCGAGGACGCCTTCGCGCGGATGCACGACGGCGACGTGCTGCGCTCGGTGGTGGTCCTGTGA
- a CDS encoding MBL fold metallo-hydrolase, with amino-acid sequence MSGALVDQLVTSGTFSLDDGVRQVENNVWVVGDDREAIVIDAAHDADAVLALLAGRELRAIVCTHAHSDHVAAAPALAAATGAPVLLHPDDMPLWKLTHPEVRPDGALSDGQRLSVAGVDLTVLHTPGHAPGAVCLHAPELGAVFTGDTLFHGGPGATGRSFSSFPVIVESIRTRLLTLPPETVVRTGHGENTTVGAEAPQLEEWIRRGF; translated from the coding sequence GTGAGCGGCGCCCTCGTCGACCAGCTCGTCACCTCGGGCACGTTCTCGCTGGACGACGGCGTCCGGCAGGTCGAGAACAACGTCTGGGTCGTCGGCGACGACCGTGAGGCGATCGTCATCGACGCCGCCCACGACGCCGACGCCGTCCTCGCGCTGCTGGCCGGGCGGGAACTGCGGGCGATCGTGTGCACCCACGCGCACAGCGACCATGTCGCGGCGGCTCCCGCCCTGGCCGCGGCCACCGGCGCGCCCGTCCTGCTGCACCCCGACGACATGCCGCTGTGGAAGCTGACCCACCCCGAGGTGCGGCCGGACGGCGCGCTGAGCGACGGGCAGAGGCTGAGCGTCGCGGGCGTCGATCTCACCGTGCTGCACACCCCGGGGCACGCGCCGGGGGCCGTGTGCCTCCACGCGCCCGAACTGGGGGCCGTCTTCACCGGGGACACCCTCTTCCACGGCGGACCGGGCGCCACGGGCCGGTCGTTCTCCAGTTTCCCCGTCATCGTCGAATCCATCCGGACCCGGCTGCTGACCCTGCCCCCGGAGACGGTGGTCCGTACCGGGCACGGCGAGAACACCACGGTGGGTGCCGAGGCGCCGCAGTTGGAGGAGTGGATCCGGCGCGGGTTCTGA